Proteins from a single region of Juglans microcarpa x Juglans regia isolate MS1-56 chromosome 5S, Jm3101_v1.0, whole genome shotgun sequence:
- the LOC121267505 gene encoding vacuolar protein sorting-associated protein 53 A-like → MSKAEALSKVILSTFDSVADTYRALLPEGTPMEFQRIFELKGLKKADQQSVQDDFNKHGPGITQPSIMPSVVPAAAPVIPSPASIGLVASREDVLTRAAALGRCAATTGFKRFLALTDAAKDRKDGPFRKLFNP, encoded by the exons ATGAGCAAAGCTGAAGCACTTTCGAAG GTTATACTGTCAACATTTGATTCAGTGGCGGATACATATCGAGCATTGCTACCAGAGGGCACACCAATGGAGTTTCAGCGAATTTTTGAGCTTAAG GGTCTAAAAAAAGCTGATCAGCAAAGTGTACAAGATGACTTCAACAAACATGGGCCCGGGATCACACAACCCTCTATCATGCCATCAGTAGTCCCAGCGGCAGCTCCTGTGATACCCAGTCCGGCTTCAATCGGACTAGTTGCTTCCCGAGAGGATGTGTTAACCAGAGCAGCTGCACTTGGAAGATGTGCTGCTACAACAGGGTTCAAGAGGTTCCTTGCTTTAACAGATGCTGCAAAAGATCGCAAAGATGGGCCCTTTAGAAAGCTCTTTAATCCATGA